A window of Cryptomeria japonica chromosome 3, Sugi_1.0, whole genome shotgun sequence contains these coding sequences:
- the LOC131036769 gene encoding uncharacterized protein LOC131036769 isoform X3, which translates to MGILTGPSCPFILRASVSFNINHGSVKSSVFSPSNTKLFRRRNTKQIFLSSDNGSVSSHTSKQAFGNVNGQLPDCDVQKYKRSFENFFCYDKEIPEEIIEKPIGLCLSEKNIGSSPRCRQCEAKGAVLCETCSGSGLYLDSILESQGILVKVRCLE; encoded by the exons ATGGGTATTCTTACAGGCCCTTCTTGCCCTTTCATTTTACGTGCATCTGTTTCCTTCAATATCAACCATGGATCAGTTAAATCATCTGTCTTCTCTCCCTCCAACACAAAACTATTTAGGAGGAGAAATACCAAACAGATTTTTTTGAGTTCCGACAATGGGTCAGTGTCGAGCCACACATCAAAACAG GCTTTTGGAAATGTAAATGGACAACTCCCAGACTGCGATGTGCAGAAATACAAGCGTAGCTTCGAAAATTTTTTCTGCTATGACAAGGAAATTCCCGAGGAGATAATTGAGAAGCCAATTGGATTATGTTTGAGCGAAAAAAACATCGGTAGCAGTCCCCGATGCCGGCAGTGTGAAGCCAAGGGAGCAGTTCTCTGCGAGACCTGTTCCGGGTCAGGGCTTTATCTTGATTCCATCTTGGAGAGCCAAGGGATACTTGTCAAAGTCAGATGTCTTg
- the LOC131036769 gene encoding uncharacterized protein LOC131036769 isoform X2, whose product MGILTGPSCPFILRASVSFNINHGSVKSSVFSPSNTKLFRRRNTKQIFLSSDNGSVSSHTSKQAFGNVNGQLPDCDVQKYKRSFENFFCYDKEIPEEIIEKPIGLCLSEKNIGSSPRCRQCEAKGAVLCETCSGSGLYLDSILESQGILVKVRCLVKKLLDLWMHLLKGLK is encoded by the exons ATGGGTATTCTTACAGGCCCTTCTTGCCCTTTCATTTTACGTGCATCTGTTTCCTTCAATATCAACCATGGATCAGTTAAATCATCTGTCTTCTCTCCCTCCAACACAAAACTATTTAGGAGGAGAAATACCAAACAGATTTTTTTGAGTTCCGACAATGGGTCAGTGTCGAGCCACACATCAAAACAG GCTTTTGGAAATGTAAATGGACAACTCCCAGACTGCGATGTGCAGAAATACAAGCGTAGCTTCGAAAATTTTTTCTGCTATGACAAGGAAATTCCCGAGGAGATAATTGAGAAGCCAATTGGATTATGTTTGAGCGAAAAAAACATCGGTAGCAGTCCCCGATGCCGGCAGTGTGAAGCCAAGGGAGCAGTTCTCTGCGAGACCTGTTCCGGGTCAGGGCTTTATCTTGATTCCATCTTGGAGAGCCAAGGGATACTTGTCAAAGTCAGATGTCTTg